A region from the Methylocystis iwaonis genome encodes:
- a CDS encoding M23 family metallopeptidase — protein MRSRNQFSPFVDASGDYILEVSRGQFSRKFRLSLSALAAGGAVAALLVATIVGAAAYLIFRDELLAGLIDRQTQMQYAYEDRIAALRLRLDQLASRQFIDQDSVEGKVQNLVVRQAQLETRAAVVAQLLERTIAPDAGVTLVTPAAREPSALNAVKAVRAALPLAKAPPIPAAANGQKGALEAAPLGYAAKPEPEGLELRLGDDDSKPLPLAPPSPASKRGEGAPVDTSMAPRTGAPSLALAHAADPGAPMPLRLESLAVSLDHVERDQARRLSGIVRPAIEAASRLRQAFDIAGVSVDRYIKRPRKDAALAVGGPFVAAPARASDSLFERDLAAAQSAVATLDGLRRALPTTPLRKPLAGELQFTSTFGYRTDPFFGRPALHSGVDLREDYGAPVKATAAGTVSVAGPQGGYGNLVEIDHGGGMSTRYGHLSAINVFPGQQIGPGAVVGRVGSTGRSTGPHLHYEVRIDGEAVDPSRFLKAASALGGIVQ, from the coding sequence ATGCGCAGTCGTAACCAGTTCTCCCCCTTTGTCGACGCGTCCGGCGACTACATCCTCGAGGTGTCGCGCGGCCAGTTCAGCCGCAAGTTTCGCCTGTCGCTTTCGGCGCTCGCGGCCGGCGGCGCTGTCGCCGCCCTCCTCGTGGCCACGATCGTCGGCGCCGCCGCCTATCTGATCTTCCGCGACGAGCTGCTCGCCGGTCTGATCGATCGCCAGACCCAGATGCAATATGCCTATGAGGATCGCATCGCCGCTTTGCGGCTGCGCCTCGACCAGCTCGCGAGCCGGCAGTTCATCGACCAGGACAGCGTCGAGGGGAAGGTTCAAAATCTGGTTGTCCGTCAGGCGCAGCTCGAAACGCGCGCCGCCGTCGTCGCCCAACTGCTCGAACGCACCATCGCCCCCGACGCCGGAGTTACGTTGGTGACGCCGGCCGCGCGCGAGCCTTCGGCGCTGAACGCGGTAAAGGCGGTGAGGGCGGCCCTGCCGCTCGCAAAGGCGCCGCCCATTCCCGCCGCCGCCAACGGCCAGAAAGGCGCACTGGAGGCGGCCCCGCTCGGCTACGCGGCAAAGCCCGAACCCGAGGGGCTCGAGCTGCGGCTCGGCGACGATGACTCGAAGCCGCTGCCGCTCGCGCCCCCGAGCCCCGCGTCCAAGCGCGGGGAGGGCGCCCCCGTCGACACCTCGATGGCGCCGCGGACAGGTGCGCCGTCGCTCGCGCTGGCGCACGCCGCCGATCCCGGCGCGCCCATGCCGCTACGCCTCGAAAGCCTCGCGGTGTCGCTCGATCACGTCGAGCGCGATCAAGCGCGGCGTCTTTCCGGCATCGTGCGCCCCGCCATCGAGGCCGCGAGCCGTCTTCGCCAGGCTTTCGACATCGCGGGCGTTTCCGTCGATCGCTACATCAAACGCCCACGCAAGGATGCGGCGCTTGCGGTCGGCGGTCCCTTCGTCGCCGCTCCGGCGCGCGCCAGCGACAGCCTGTTCGAACGCGATCTCGCCGCAGCGCAATCGGCAGTCGCGACGCTCGACGGGCTGCGGCGCGCGCTGCCGACGACGCCGCTGCGCAAGCCGCTGGCGGGCGAGCTCCAGTTCACCTCGACCTTCGGCTATCGCACGGACCCCTTTTTCGGCCGCCCGGCGCTGCATAGCGGCGTCGATCTGCGCGAGGACTATGGCGCCCCGGTCAAAGCGACCGCCGCAGGAACCGTCAGCGTCGCCGGGCCGCAGGGCGGCTATGGCAATCTCGTCGAGATCGACCATGGCGGCGGCATGTCGACCCGCTATGGCCATCTCTCGGCGATCAACGTCTTCCCCGGCCAACAGATCGGGCCGGGCGCCGTCGTCGGCCGCGTCGGCTCCACGGGGCGCTCCACCGGCCCGCATCTGCATTACGAGGTGCGCATCGACGGCGAGGCGGTCGATCCATCGCGCTTCCTCAAAGCCGCCTCCGCGCTGGGCGGCATCGTGCAATGA
- the msrA gene encoding peptide-methionine (S)-S-oxide reductase MsrA has translation MSIFDDLARRLGPIPDRETPVPHGVRHFVTGAPLDPPFPAGTEQVLFGMGCFWGAERKFWQAGEGVHVTAVGYAGGTTRNATYEDVCTGRTGHAEVVLVVYDPARMPFERLLQIFWESHDPTQGMRQGNDVGTQYRSVIYTSTPGQLAAAEASKALYQQVLTRAGYGPITTEILPAPPFYYAEAYHQQYLAKNPDGYCGLGGTGVSCPVGTGAA, from the coding sequence ATGTCTATCTTCGATGACCTCGCCCGGCGGCTGGGGCCCATCCCGGACCGCGAAACGCCCGTTCCGCATGGCGTGCGCCATTTCGTCACTGGCGCGCCGCTCGATCCGCCCTTCCCGGCCGGGACCGAGCAGGTTCTTTTCGGCATGGGCTGCTTCTGGGGCGCCGAGCGCAAATTCTGGCAGGCGGGCGAGGGCGTTCACGTCACCGCCGTCGGCTATGCGGGCGGAACGACCAGGAACGCCACTTACGAGGACGTCTGCACCGGCAGGACCGGGCACGCGGAGGTCGTTCTGGTCGTCTACGACCCGGCCCGGATGCCTTTCGAGAGGCTTCTGCAGATTTTCTGGGAGAGCCACGATCCGACCCAGGGCATGCGCCAGGGCAATGACGTCGGGACCCAATATCGCTCGGTCATCTACACGTCGACGCCCGGGCAGCTTGCGGCGGCGGAGGCCTCGAAGGCTTTGTATCAACAGGTATTGACGAGGGCGGGCTACGGCCCGATCACCACAGAAATCCTGCCCGCGCCGCCCTTCTATTACGCGGAAGCCTACCACCAGCAATATCTGGCCAAGAACCCGGACGGCTATTGCGGGCTCGGCGGCACGGGCGTCTCCTGCCCGGTCGGAACCGGGGCGGCCTGA
- the mepA gene encoding penicillin-insensitive murein endopeptidase, producing the protein MRAFRLVTTLLALALTGAAGAQDKGTLDPKPLPPLANPSDPATPAKELFGRATEGAPFEPDPIGFYSRGCLAGGEQLPVNGPHWQVMRLSRNRNWGHPALVRFLENFSAKASQASGWPGLLVGDMSQPRGGPMLTGHASHQIGLDADIWLTPMPRRELTRAEREEMSATDVVREDRLDVKQDVWSEGHIALIRAAAMEPKVQRIFVNPAIKRALCRVAEGESWMRKVRPMWGHNYHFHVRLFCPDGSSCKDQDATPAGDGCDQSLAWWFTDEALHPKKSTKSWPPMTMAALPGACQQVLRAE; encoded by the coding sequence ATGCGCGCATTTAGACTTGTGACGACGCTGCTGGCGCTGGCCCTGACGGGCGCGGCCGGCGCTCAGGACAAGGGAACGCTCGATCCGAAGCCCCTGCCGCCGCTCGCCAACCCTTCCGACCCCGCAACGCCGGCGAAGGAGCTCTTCGGCCGCGCGACGGAGGGCGCGCCCTTCGAGCCGGACCCGATCGGCTTTTATTCGCGCGGCTGCCTCGCCGGCGGCGAACAGCTCCCCGTCAACGGCCCGCATTGGCAGGTCATGCGCCTCTCGCGCAACCGCAACTGGGGCCATCCGGCGCTTGTCCGTTTCCTCGAGAATTTCTCCGCCAAGGCGTCGCAGGCCTCGGGCTGGCCGGGGCTTCTCGTCGGCGACATGTCGCAGCCGCGCGGCGGGCCGATGCTGACCGGCCACGCCTCACACCAGATCGGCCTCGACGCCGATATATGGCTGACCCCGATGCCCAGGCGCGAGCTTACCCGCGCCGAGCGCGAGGAGATGTCGGCGACCGATGTCGTGCGCGAGGATCGCCTCGACGTGAAGCAGGACGTCTGGAGCGAGGGACACATCGCGCTTATTCGCGCCGCGGCGATGGAGCCCAAGGTGCAGCGTATTTTCGTCAACCCGGCGATCAAGCGCGCGCTCTGCCGCGTCGCCGAGGGCGAGTCCTGGATGCGCAAGGTGCGGCCCATGTGGGGGCACAATTACCATTTCCACGTGCGGCTCTTCTGCCCCGACGGCTCGAGCTGCAAGGATCAGGACGCGACGCCCGCTGGCGACGGCTGCGACCAGTCGCTGGCCTGGTGGTTCACCGACGAGGCGTTGCATCCGAAGAAATCGACGAAATCCTGGCCACCGATGACCATGGCCGCCCTCCCCGGGGCCTGCCAGCAGGTGCTGCGCGCGGAGTGA
- a CDS encoding L,D-transpeptidase: MRLRIVLLALAAFFMSLGLAHATASIHIDLSTQTMHVDSNEGSYTWPVSTARAGYATPRGSYAPTGMQRMHYSRKYHMSPMPYSIFFRGGYAIHGTYATGALGRPASHGCVRLAPGNAKRLYEIVQAEGGSISITGAPPVRATRYASLRRHHAHAMAYAPVRHHYYGTVRSWQAYPFAPMW, from the coding sequence ATGCGTTTGCGAATCGTCTTGCTGGCTCTGGCGGCCTTTTTCATGTCCTTGGGCCTCGCCCACGCTACCGCGAGCATCCACATCGATTTGTCGACGCAGACCATGCATGTCGACTCGAATGAGGGCAGCTACACCTGGCCTGTCTCGACGGCGCGGGCCGGCTATGCGACGCCGCGCGGCTCCTATGCGCCGACCGGCATGCAGCGGATGCATTACTCCCGCAAATATCACATGTCGCCCATGCCCTACTCGATCTTCTTTCGCGGCGGCTACGCCATCCATGGCACCTACGCGACCGGCGCCCTGGGCCGCCCCGCGTCGCATGGCTGCGTGCGCCTCGCGCCCGGCAACGCCAAGCGCCTCTATGAGATTGTGCAGGCGGAAGGCGGCAGCATTTCGATCACAGGTGCCCCGCCCGTGCGCGCCACCCGCTACGCCAGCCTGCGGCGCCACCACGCGCACGCCATGGCCTATGCGCCTGTCCGACATCATTATTATGGCACGGTTCGAAGCTGGCAGGCCTATCCCTTCGCGCCAATGTGGTGA
- a CDS encoding NAD(P)/FAD-dependent oxidoreductase, translating into MGEIVETIIIGAGPAGLTAGYTLAKHGRDALVLERDPTYVGGISRTASYKGFLFDIGGHRFFSKSKEILDLWNEILPDDFLERPRLSRIYYRGKFYAYPLKAFEALTNLGLFESALCMASFAWAKAFPVKEPKTFHQWVRNQFGERLFGIFFKTYTEKVWGMGCDDISADWAAQRIKGLSLGAAIIDGLRRSLGLRKAEAGAKTLIESFRYPRRGPGMMWEACARKMQEMGGHLLMGRSVDQIHYDATSRLWTVRAARQNGAIETFHARHVMSSAPMRDLMNAIEPKPLSLFNARDLKYRDFLTVVLIGRPQEELPDNWVYIHDPSVKVGRVQNFKSWSPEMIADGVSTCLGLEYFCFEGDGLWAAPDAELIALAKREIGQIGLMEPDDVTDACVVRQAKAYPVYDDAYAENVETIRREIAARFPTLHPIGRNGMHKYNNQDHAMMTGMLAALNIIRGEEVFDIWRVNEDAEYSEAGVAGAEEALASERLVPQKVA; encoded by the coding sequence ATGGGCGAGATTGTCGAGACGATCATCATCGGGGCCGGCCCCGCCGGTTTGACGGCAGGATATACGCTCGCCAAACACGGGCGCGACGCATTGGTGCTGGAGCGGGACCCGACCTATGTCGGCGGCATTTCGCGCACGGCCAGCTACAAGGGGTTCCTCTTCGACATCGGCGGCCATCGCTTCTTCTCCAAGTCGAAGGAGATCCTCGACCTCTGGAACGAGATCCTGCCCGATGATTTCCTGGAGCGGCCGCGCCTGTCGCGCATCTATTACCGGGGGAAGTTCTACGCCTATCCGCTGAAAGCCTTCGAGGCGCTGACGAATCTCGGCCTCTTCGAAAGCGCTTTGTGCATGGCCTCCTTCGCCTGGGCCAAGGCCTTCCCGGTCAAGGAGCCCAAGACCTTCCATCAGTGGGTGCGCAACCAGTTCGGCGAGCGGCTCTTCGGCATCTTCTTCAAGACCTACACCGAAAAAGTGTGGGGCATGGGCTGCGACGATATTTCCGCCGATTGGGCCGCGCAGCGCATCAAGGGGCTTTCGCTGGGCGCCGCCATCATAGACGGCCTGCGCCGTTCGCTCGGCCTGCGCAAGGCGGAGGCCGGCGCCAAAACGCTGATCGAGAGCTTCCGCTATCCGCGCCGCGGTCCCGGCATGATGTGGGAGGCTTGCGCCCGCAAGATGCAGGAGATGGGCGGACATCTCCTCATGGGCCGAAGCGTCGACCAAATTCACTACGACGCGACGTCGAGGCTCTGGACGGTGCGCGCCGCCAGGCAGAATGGCGCCATCGAAACCTTCCACGCGCGCCATGTGATGTCGTCGGCGCCGATGCGCGATCTGATGAACGCCATCGAGCCAAAGCCTTTGAGCCTCTTCAACGCTCGCGATCTCAAATATCGCGACTTTCTGACGGTGGTGCTGATCGGGCGCCCGCAGGAGGAGCTGCCCGACAATTGGGTCTATATCCACGATCCTTCCGTGAAGGTCGGCCGGGTGCAGAACTTCAAGAGCTGGTCGCCCGAGATGATCGCCGACGGCGTCTCCACTTGCCTCGGGCTCGAATATTTCTGTTTCGAGGGCGACGGGCTGTGGGCCGCGCCGGACGCGGAGCTGATCGCGCTCGCCAAGCGCGAGATCGGTCAGATCGGACTGATGGAGCCCGATGACGTGACGGACGCCTGCGTGGTTCGGCAGGCCAAGGCCTATCCGGTGTACGACGACGCTTACGCCGAGAATGTCGAGACGATCCGCCGCGAGATCGCCGCGCGCTTCCCGACGCTGCATCCGATCGGCCGCAATGGCATGCACAAATATAATAATCAGGACCACGCCATGATGACCGGCATGCTCGCCGCGCTCAACATCATTCGCGGCGAAGAGGTCTTCGACATCTGGCGGGTCAATGAGGACGCCGAATATTCCGAGGCGGGCGTCGCGGGAGCCGAGGAAGCGCTGGCGAGCGAACGGCTCGTGCCGCAGAAGGTGGCGTGA
- a CDS encoding GtrA family protein, with translation MSLLTDAHGALAVRLAPGRLARFIRDMIRYAAASVFALALDYAVLMSLTKGFGVGYLQAAAAGFLSGLGLIYLLSIRYVFEGRRARAPRVEILGFLVTGVIGLLLTEALMRLFVGEFGFALSIAKAATAGFVFMFNFVSRRGLLFKHDA, from the coding sequence ATGTCGCTTCTGACGGATGCGCATGGCGCGCTCGCGGTGCGTCTGGCGCCGGGGCGGCTCGCGCGCTTCATCCGCGACATGATCCGCTATGCGGCGGCGAGCGTCTTTGCGCTGGCGCTGGATTACGCGGTTCTGATGTCGCTCACCAAAGGCTTCGGCGTCGGCTATCTGCAGGCCGCCGCCGCCGGCTTTCTCTCCGGCCTGGGCCTGATCTATCTCCTCAGCATCCGCTACGTGTTCGAGGGACGGCGCGCCCGCGCGCCGCGCGTCGAGATTTTGGGTTTTCTGGTGACGGGCGTCATCGGCCTCCTGCTGACCGAGGCCCTCATGCGTCTCTTTGTCGGGGAGTTCGGCTTCGCCCTGTCGATCGCCAAGGCGGCGACGGCGGGGTTCGTCTTCATGTTCAATTTCGTCTCGCGCCGGGGCCTGCTGTTCAAGCACGATGCGTGA
- a CDS encoding heparan-alpha-glucosaminide N-acetyltransferase — MTAGRWGALDVARGLAVLAMVAFHLTWDLGHFGYIAASIPWSAPVKAFGHAIAFSFLFIAGVSLALAHRNGMQWRAFWRRFAIVAGAAGLVSVGTYIVFPSAFVFFGILHCIAAASLLAVGFLFLPWPAALVAGALFFAAPHVLASPAFNSSWLQWLGLSTTEPYTQDWRPFFPWAGAMLIGVGAGRLIIRRLYGEKAEDQKPEQTSAEAGQPPAWLTRQASQPIPFPARGEKGWLSLAGRNSLLIYLVHQPVLFAVFTGLVMLAPPPDAASDFIAECVRSCRAEGAEEGFCHNACVCTAEEATRSHALAGITDDAERGKRLREIAGKCIASQK, encoded by the coding sequence ATGACCGCCGGGCGCTGGGGCGCGCTCGACGTCGCGCGCGGCCTCGCCGTTCTGGCGATGGTCGCCTTTCACCTGACCTGGGATCTGGGCCATTTCGGCTATATCGCCGCATCCATTCCCTGGTCGGCGCCGGTGAAGGCCTTCGGCCATGCGATCGCCTTCTCTTTTCTCTTCATCGCCGGCGTGTCGCTGGCGCTGGCGCATCGCAATGGGATGCAGTGGCGGGCCTTCTGGCGGCGCTTCGCGATCGTCGCCGGCGCGGCGGGGCTGGTGAGCGTCGGCACCTATATCGTCTTCCCGAGCGCCTTCGTCTTTTTCGGCATTCTTCACTGCATCGCGGCGGCGAGCCTGCTCGCGGTCGGATTTCTCTTCCTGCCCTGGCCGGCGGCGCTCGTCGCCGGCGCCCTGTTTTTCGCCGCGCCGCATGTTTTGGCGTCGCCGGCCTTCAATTCGAGCTGGCTGCAATGGCTGGGCCTTTCGACGACCGAGCCGTACACTCAGGATTGGCGGCCGTTTTTCCCCTGGGCCGGGGCGATGCTTATCGGCGTCGGGGCGGGACGGCTGATCATTCGCCGCCTTTATGGGGAGAAGGCGGAGGATCAGAAGCCGGAGCAGACGTCCGCCGAGGCGGGCCAGCCCCCGGCGTGGCTGACGCGGCAGGCTTCTCAGCCTATTCCTTTCCCCGCGCGCGGAGAGAAAGGCTGGCTATCCCTCGCGGGCCGCAACAGCCTGCTCATCTATCTCGTCCATCAGCCTGTGCTCTTTGCGGTCTTCACCGGCCTCGTCATGCTCGCGCCGCCGCCGGACGCCGCGAGCGATTTCATCGCCGAATGCGTCAGAAGCTGCCGCGCGGAAGGCGCCGAAGAGGGCTTTTGCCATAACGCCTGCGTTTGCACCGCCGAGGAGGCGACGCGCAGCCATGCGCTCGCTGGGATTACGGATGACGCCGAACGGGGGAAGAGGCTGAGAGAAATCGCCGGAAAGTGCATCGCGTCGCAAAAATAG
- the trmD gene encoding tRNA (guanosine(37)-N1)-methyltransferase TrmD — protein MWRATILTLFPEMFPGPLGLSLAGDALARGVWELETKQIREHGIGRHRAVDDTPAGGGPGMVMRADVLAAAIDAAAPEGDPRPKLLMSPRGLPLTQQRVRALAEGPGAIILCARFEGVDERIISARNLEEVSIGDYILSGGEIAALALMDACVRLLPGVMGEELSGEEESFEGGLLEYPQYTRPRDVEGRAIPDILLSGDHAKIAKWRHEEALKLTRARRPDLLTRK, from the coding sequence ATGTGGCGCGCGACGATCCTCACCCTTTTCCCCGAAATGTTCCCCGGCCCGCTCGGGCTGTCTCTGGCTGGCGACGCGCTCGCGCGGGGCGTTTGGGAGCTGGAGACCAAGCAGATCCGCGAGCACGGCATTGGCCGGCATCGCGCCGTGGACGACACGCCCGCTGGCGGCGGCCCGGGCATGGTGATGCGCGCCGATGTTCTCGCGGCGGCGATCGACGCGGCGGCGCCTGAAGGCGATCCCCGCCCAAAGCTGCTCATGAGCCCGCGCGGTCTGCCGCTCACGCAGCAGCGGGTGCGCGCTCTGGCGGAGGGGCCCGGCGCGATCATCCTTTGCGCACGCTTCGAGGGCGTCGACGAGCGGATCATCTCCGCGCGAAACCTCGAGGAGGTTTCGATCGGCGATTACATTCTCTCGGGCGGCGAGATCGCCGCGTTGGCGCTCATGGACGCCTGCGTGCGGCTGCTGCCCGGCGTGATGGGCGAGGAGCTTTCGGGGGAAGAAGAAAGCTTCGAGGGCGGCCTTCTGGAATATCCGCAATACACGCGGCCGCGCGACGTCGAGGGGCGCGCGATACCGGACATTCTGCTCTCCGGCGACCATGCGAAGATCGCCAAATGGCGCCATGAAGAGGCATTGAAACTCACGCGGGCGAGACGGCCGGACCTTCTCACCCGCAAGTAG
- a CDS encoding DUF1905 domain-containing protein: MNFLRLEVRGPIWKYPGPGGWYFLSLDGEESKRLKGERRINRTGFGYVPVTVTLGSSVWETTLFPSKEGPYLLAIKASVRAKERLGVGDEVAAKCVVRLSDPRPDAFP; the protein is encoded by the coding sequence ATGAATTTTTTGAGACTTGAGGTCAGAGGCCCGATTTGGAAATATCCAGGCCCCGGCGGCTGGTATTTTCTCTCTCTCGACGGCGAGGAGTCCAAAAGGCTGAAAGGAGAGCGCAGAATCAATCGCACCGGCTTCGGCTATGTGCCGGTCACTGTGACGCTCGGCTCCAGCGTCTGGGAGACGACCTTGTTTCCCTCAAAAGAGGGGCCCTATCTGCTCGCGATAAAGGCGAGCGTGCGGGCCAAGGAGCGGCTCGGAGTCGGCGACGAGGTTGCGGCGAAATGCGTCGTCAGGCTCTCTGATCCTCGCCCGGACGCCTTTCCGTAG
- the rimM gene encoding ribosome maturation factor RimM (Essential for efficient processing of 16S rRNA), translating into MTKPNLVLLGRFGAPHGVRGEIRLQSHTADPLAIGSYGPLTDKSGSKTFKLLSVRPQGKDMLVARVEGVADRSGAERLTGVELYIAREKLPAPEDEDEFYLADLVGLRAEARDGELIGHVVGLSNFGAGDILEIQPSQGETILLPFTKAVVPIVDVAGGRVVVEPPAEVEGPAD; encoded by the coding sequence ATGACCAAACCCAACCTCGTCCTCCTCGGCCGTTTCGGCGCGCCGCATGGCGTGCGCGGCGAGATTCGCCTGCAAAGCCACACGGCTGATCCGCTCGCGATCGGCTCCTACGGCCCGCTCACCGACAAAAGCGGCTCCAAGACCTTCAAGCTTCTCTCCGTCCGCCCGCAGGGTAAGGACATGCTCGTCGCGCGCGTCGAAGGCGTCGCCGACCGCTCGGGCGCCGAGCGGCTCACGGGCGTCGAGCTTTACATTGCCCGCGAAAAGCTTCCGGCGCCGGAAGACGAAGACGAATTCTACCTCGCCGATCTCGTCGGGCTGCGCGCCGAGGCGCGTGACGGCGAGTTGATCGGTCACGTCGTCGGCCTCAGCAATTTCGGCGCGGGAGATATTCTCGAAATCCAACCGTCGCAGGGCGAGACGATCCTGCTGCCGTTCACCAAGGCGGTGGTTCCGATCGTCGACGTTGCGGGCGGCCGGGTCGTCGTCGAGCCGCCGGCGGAAGTCGAAGGCCCGGCCGACTGA
- the rpsP gene encoding 30S ribosomal protein S16 produces the protein MSLKIRLARGGAKKRPFYRVVVADSRSPRDGRYIEKLGTFDPLKAKDAADRVILDLEKAKEWIAKGAQPTDRVARLLDAAGVVKREARNNPEKAQPKKKAQERAAAAAEAAAAAADAAA, from the coding sequence ATGTCTCTCAAAATTCGTCTCGCCCGCGGCGGCGCCAAGAAGCGCCCCTTCTATCGCGTCGTCGTCGCCGACTCCCGCTCGCCGCGCGACGGCCGCTATATCGAGAAGCTCGGCACCTTCGACCCGCTGAAGGCCAAGGACGCCGCCGACCGCGTCATTCTCGATCTGGAGAAGGCCAAGGAGTGGATCGCCAAGGGCGCGCAGCCGACCGACCGCGTCGCCCGCCTGCTCGACGCCGCCGGCGTGGTGAAGCGCGAGGCCCGCAACAATCCCGAGAAGGCCCAGCCGAAGAAGAAGGCCCAGGAACGCGCCGCCGCCGCGGCCGAAGCCGCCGCCGCCGCTGCGGACGCGGCTGCGTAA
- the ffh gene encoding signal recognition particle protein translates to MFESLSDKLSAVFDKLTRRGALNEADVNEALREIRRALLEADVALDVVRSFSDKVRDRAVGAGVIKSVSPGQMVVKIVNDVLIETLGETAQPIDLAARPPVAIMMVGLQGAGKTTTTAKIAKRLKERHDKRVLMASLDVKRPAAQEQLAVLGRQVEVDTLPIEPNQTPLQIARRAMEAARLQGYDVVMLDTAGRTHIDEPLMQEMADIKSYANPHETLLVADSLTGQDAVNLAKNFDERVGLSGIVLTRMDGDGRGGAALSMRYVTGKPIKLIGTGEKMDALDEFSPSRIANRILGMGDIVALVEKAAAAIDAEEARKTAARMAKGKFDLQDLCDQLAQVEKIGGLGGMMDLLPGVGKMKDQLAKANLDDKVIKRQRAIILSMTPQERRNPDLLKASRKKRIAAGSGMKVEDINKLLKQHRQMADLMKSFGAGKRGGLMGKAAQMMGLGPGGMQMPSQEELQKLQEKLGGAPPGAPGIPAAPPADLLAQKPNLPGLGGGLLSGLNPFGKKK, encoded by the coding sequence ATGTTCGAGAGCCTTTCCGACAAGCTCTCCGCCGTATTCGACAAGCTCACGCGCCGCGGCGCGCTGAACGAAGCCGACGTCAACGAGGCGCTGCGCGAAATCCGCCGCGCGCTGCTCGAGGCCGACGTCGCGCTCGATGTCGTGCGCTCCTTCTCCGACAAGGTGCGCGACCGCGCGGTCGGCGCCGGCGTCATCAAATCGGTCTCGCCCGGCCAGATGGTCGTCAAGATCGTCAATGACGTGCTGATCGAGACGCTGGGCGAGACGGCGCAGCCGATCGACCTCGCCGCTCGCCCGCCCGTCGCCATCATGATGGTCGGCCTGCAGGGCGCCGGCAAAACCACCACCACGGCCAAGATCGCCAAGCGGCTGAAGGAGCGTCACGACAAACGCGTGCTGATGGCGTCGCTCGACGTGAAGCGCCCCGCCGCGCAGGAGCAGCTCGCCGTGCTCGGCCGCCAGGTCGAGGTCGACACGCTGCCGATCGAGCCCAACCAGACGCCGCTGCAGATCGCCCGCCGCGCCATGGAGGCCGCGCGTCTGCAGGGCTACGACGTGGTGATGCTCGACACCGCCGGCCGCACCCATATCGACGAGCCGCTCATGCAGGAAATGGCGGACATCAAGTCCTACGCCAATCCGCATGAGACCCTGCTCGTCGCCGACTCTCTGACCGGCCAGGACGCGGTCAATCTCGCCAAGAACTTCGACGAGCGCGTGGGCCTCTCCGGCATCGTGCTGACCCGTATGGACGGCGACGGCCGCGGCGGCGCGGCGCTCTCCATGCGTTACGTCACCGGCAAGCCGATCAAGCTCATCGGCACCGGCGAGAAGATGGACGCGCTCGACGAATTCTCGCCGAGCCGCATCGCCAACCGCATTCTCGGCATGGGCGACATCGTCGCCCTCGTCGAAAAGGCGGCCGCCGCCATCGACGCGGAAGAAGCGCGCAAGACGGCCGCGCGCATGGCCAAGGGCAAGTTCGACCTTCAGGACCTTTGCGACCAGCTCGCCCAGGTCGAGAAGATCGGCGGCCTCGGCGGCATGATGGACCTGCTGCCGGGCGTCGGCAAAATGAAGGACCAGCTCGCCAAGGCCAATCTCGACGACAAGGTCATCAAGCGCCAGCGCGCCATCATCCTCTCCATGACGCCGCAGGAGCGGCGCAATCCGGACCTGCTCAAGGCCTCGCGCAAGAAGCGCATCGCCGCCGGCTCCGGCATGAAGGTCGAGGATATCAACAAGCTCCTCAAGCAGCATCGCCAGATGGCGGATCTCATGAAGTCCTTCGGCGCCGGCAAGCGCGGCGGGCTCATGGGCAAGGCCGCGCAGATGATGGGGCTCGGCCCCGGCGGCATGCAAATGCCCTCGCAGGAGGAGCTGCAGAAACTGCAGGAGAAGCTCGGCGGCGCCCCTCCCGGCGCCCCCGGCATTCCGGCCGCTCCCCCGGCCGATCTCCTTGCGCAGAAGCCGAACCTTCCGGGGCTCGGCGGCGGACTGCTGAGCGGGCTCAACCCGTTCGGAAAGAAAAAGTAA